The Vibrio sp. NTOU-M3 genomic sequence AATGGGCATGAAACAGAATCCACACCTTGTAAACGAACGTTACGCAGGATGAATGGCATCACTGTGGTTGGTAGGTCAAAGCCACCAGCAAGACCACAAGCTGCGACTGCACTGTTGTAATCCATTTGCGCCAATACTTTTGCTAGTACTTTGCTACCGACGGTATCAACTGCGCCAGCCCATACTTGCTTTTCAAGTGGACGCGCTGGCTCTTCAAATTCAACACGGTCGATGATGCGGCTAGCACCTAGCTTTTCTAGTAGCGGACCGTTTTGTTCAACACGGCCTGTTACCGCTGCCACTTTATAACCTAGTTGAGCCAGAAGTGTTACCGCAACTGAACCTACACCGCCACTCGCGCCAGTAACGAGGATTTCACCCGCTTCAGGTTTGATATCTGCATCAAGAAGAGCTTGTACACAAAGCATTGCTGTAAAGCCCGCCGTACCGACCATCATTGCTTTTTTGCTGTCGATCCCGTTTGGTAGTGGTACTAACCAATCCGCTTTTAGACGAGCACGTTGTGCCATGCCACCCCAGTGGTTTTCACCCACGCCCCAACCAGT encodes the following:
- a CDS encoding MDR family oxidoreductase, producing MFNALILNQEEKRTIATIEQIEEAQLPEGDVLIDVDYSSLNYKDGLAITGKGKIIRNFPMVPGIDLAGTVVSSEDARYQAGDKVVLTGWGVGENHWGGMAQRARLKADWLVPLPNGIDSKKAMMVGTAGFTAMLCVQALLDADIKPEAGEILVTGASGGVGSVAVTLLAQLGYKVAAVTGRVEQNGPLLEKLGASRIIDRVEFEEPARPLEKQVWAGAVDTVGSKVLAKVLAQMDYNSAVAACGLAGGFDLPTTVMPFILRNVRLQGVDSVSCPFEKRTAAWEKLVELLPDSYFEQACTEVELAEAPKYAEDITNGQVTGRVVIKL